A region of the Bacteroidales bacterium genome:
CAGTCTTTAAGCGCCTTGCAAATCCTTAAAGCTTCGATATGTTCAATGGCAATATGTCCTCCTCTTTGCTCTGCTTTCAATGGAGTTGCGATCCTGAAACCATCGAAATGTTTCATTATTCTTTCCCTGAACAATGCCACTAGGTAATCGGTGAGCATTAAGGATTGGCGGCGAATGTTCGTGATGCCGGCTTCCAGCATGATCGTCATCGCGCCTTCAATGGGTGAAGTGCCAAGGATACCTGGCGAAGATATTTGCCAGCGTCCGGCATTGTCAGCAGGTATAAAGGTGTTGAGCATGTCGAATTGCTTTTCCTTATTGCATCCAAACCAGCCTGCCATCAAAGGGTCCTTGCCGAAATGCTTTTGGTTCGCATAAAGAAAAGCAGCACAGCCCGGACCGCCATTGAGGTACTTGTAACTGCACCAAATGGCGAAGTCAACCTCCCAATCATCAAAAAAGTGGGGAACAGCGCCTACTGAGTGGCTGCAATCAAATCCGATTGTAATACTGCGCGAATGGGCAGCTTTGGTGAGTTTTTTCATATCCAGGAGTTGACCGCTCCTATAAAGTACTGAGGGTAAAAAAACGAGTGCAATTTCATCATTCATTTGTTCAATGATGTCATCTTCGTCAAGCAAACCCTGATTGTTTGCTTTTACAAGAACCAGGTTTTTTGCAGGATCAACGCCTTTCAGCTTTAGCTGGCCTTGCAGTGCGTAAATATCAGATGGGAAATTTAACTCATCGACAAGTATTTTGACCCTTTTGCCTTGTGGCTGATAAAAACTGCTTACCAACGCGTGAATATTGATAGTTGTCGTTCCGGTGAGTACAACTTCATCAGACCTGGCTCCAACAAGTTGTGCAGCCATTGCTCCTATTTCTTCTGCGAACCAGAACCAGGGTCTCTTTCCGTGAAGCCAACCATCAATACCGAGGGTTTTCCACTCATCAAGAACCCTTAGCAAAGATTTTTCTGCATCAACGGAAAGCAAACCAAGCGAATTCCCATCCAGGTAAATTTTATCTTCAGGAAGATAAAATCTCTGTCGGAAGCTGGAGAGTGTGTTGTTTCGATCCAGTTCCCTTGCATGATCAATCGTAAGCGAAAAATCAATATTCATAGCTGATTTATTAAAAATGCAATTTATTGCTTTTGCGACCGCAAATGTAGGAAGAATGGAAATTTTTCCGCGTTAAGGGATCGCGAACCCGGATTTAGTCCTCGGTACTAACTGAGAAAGTCTGTCCATCCGGTGTGACTGCCTGAACCGAAGTTTGGTGGATGAACTCAATGGATAAATCATTGAAGATCGCTGCTTTTTCAATATTCACTACATGTCCGCATTTTTCAACCACCTCAAGTGTCTGGTTCTTAAACTTTTTTACCCGCTCTCTGATTGGTTCCAGAAACATATGGTCTTGCTCACCCATAACATACAGCACGGGAATGTCAACGTTGTCCTCATCCATCTTCTTCAGTTTTGAAGTAAGGCGGCTGGTTAGTTTGAACCAGCGGATAAATTCTTTACGGGCAAGTTTTTGAGCTTCTTTAACAAAAATATTTCTTGATTCCTGGGCTTCATCGTGCGGCATAATAATAAAAGCAAAAAATCTGTAAAGCCACATAAAGGGCATGATGTTGTGGAATAAGCGCCCCAGTTCTACAAAAAAGCGGGATTTAAAATTCAGACGGGTAATGGCGCCCACCATGATCATTGATTTCACATATTCTTTGTGAAGATCAGCCAGTTTATGAATGATAATCGTGCCCAGGGAAACACCAACAAAATGTGCCTGCCTGATGTTGAGGTGATCCAATACTTCAATAATATCAAGCGCGATGGATTCAAATGAGTAAACATTGCGATTCATTTCGGGTCCCTGAACAGAACGCCCGTGACCGCGAAGATCAATGAGCAAGAGGTTGAAATGCCTTAAGTATGACTGGATTTGTTTATACCAAACCACGGAGCTGCCTCCGGCACCATGGATGAATACCACCCACTCGTTGGAGCTGTCGTTCAAGTATGTTTTATGGTAGAGCATATTTTGAGTGTGCAAATTTAGTGCTATTTTTCCATTCTCAGGCTTGATGATTGGATGTTAGCATGAAAGGTAACATGAGATAGCATGGGTAAATACATTCAGAAGGAATCAAGGTTAGAGCAATTTGCCAGGCATGAGAATCATGCCCCCACCTGCTGATGTTAATTTCAGTGTGGAGTGTGCATGTTGAAATGGTTGGAGCGGAAAACGGGATTCGAACCCGCGACCCTCAGCTTGGGAAGCTGATGCTCTACCAACTGAGCTACTTCCGCAAATGTTATGTTGTTATTAATTCCCCCAGCCTGGAATCCGCCGCGGCGGACTACCAACTGAGCTACTTCCGCAATTTGTATCTTCGCATTGGAATAACTATCGCAAAATTAAGAAAAATGACTCCTTTAATACAAACACGCATGAAAAGTTTCGCTCAGGCATTTTCCGGATTATTATTGGTTTTCAAAACCCAAGTAAATGCCCGTATTCACCTGCTTGCTGCATTGGTTGTTATAATCCTTGGATTTTATTTCAGGGTAACAACCGAGGAATGGTGTATCCTCATTGTTTGCATTTGCGGCGTCATTGGCTTTGAAGTAATAAACACAGCTATTGAAAGACTGGCCGATGAAGTATCAGCTACGTATAACAAAAATATTGGAATCGTGAAGGATATTGCAGCCGCCGCTGTGCTTGTGGTTGCCATTAGCGCTGCTGCCATCGGGCTGTTGATTTTTATTCCGTATCTTGCGCGATAAATTCATTGCATCATGCTGATAGTTGCCGATAGTGGATCAACCAAAACAGATTGGAGGCTTTTTGACAAAAGACATGGGGTTCAGGAATTACAAACAATTGGTTTGAACCCATATTTTCTGACAGGAAGCGAAATAAGTTCAGTTCTTGAAAAGGAACTGCATCCTATTTTAAACAAGGCTGAAGTCAGTGAGGTCTATTTTTATGGGTCGGGCTGCAGCCACGCGGATAAGATCATGGAAATAGAAAATGCGCTTTCTGATTTCTTTTCGAACGCTAACATTATTGTTGAATCAGACCTCCTTGGAACTGCAAAAGCGCTGTGCGGGAACAAGCTCGGAATTGTTGCAATACTGGGAACAGGGTCAAACAGTTGCGTTTACGATGGTGAAAAAATCACAGATCAGTTGCTATCGCTGGGCTATGTTCTTGGTGATGAAGGTAGCGGGGCTGTGCTCGGCAAAAAAGTTCTGAAGGCTGCTTTATCAGGCAATATGCCTGAATCTTTATTAAAAGATTTTCAGGAAGCATTCTCAATCCGACCCGATGTGGTTCTTCAAAAAATATACCGCAAGCCTTTTCCGAACCGTTACCTGGCTTCATTTGCACCTTTTGCAACAAAGCACATGGCTGATGCATGGATGAATGCCCTGCTCAAAGAGCATCTTGTTGATTTTTTCAAAGAAATGGTAATGATTTATGATGGTTATAAAGAATACAATCTGAACCTCACCGGATCACTCGCATGGCATTTGCTTCCACTGATTGAAGAGCTGTGCAAAAAATATGAAATCCAACTCGGCAAGGTGCTGAAACAACCTATTGATGATCTGTTGAATTATCATCTGAGTCTTTATCAGGCTGGAAAGTAATTGCACCCGAATTAATGCAATAACGCTTTCCGGTTGGCTTCGGACCATCGTCAAAAACATGCCCGAGATGGCCGCCACAATTGGCGCAAAGCACTTCGGTGCGGATCATACCATGCGTCATATCCTTTTTATATTCAATGCTGCCTTTGCTTGCCGATTCAAAAAAGCTGGGCCAACCACAACCTGATTCAAACTTGGTATCGGAACGGAACAAAGCTGCCTCGCAACCCGCGCAATGATATACTCCGGATTCAAAATGGTTATCATATTCTCCTGTGAATGGCCTTTCGGTTCCTTTCTGGCGTAATATATTAAACTGCAGCGGCGTAAGCTTCTCGCGCCATTCGTTTTCTGTTAATTTCAATGGATCGGACATGGTTTTTTGGTTATTTGGATCACTTTTATGACTTCGGGCTTGACACGATGCGAGCAGTGGGAAAAGAATAATCAAAGCAAATAAAAACATAGAATAGGGTCTCGGAAGCATAAACATAAACCTGGATTTTTCTTAATTAACAAATACATACGAAGTTTGTTGAGAGAATTGTTAATTCAAAATGCCTCAAACAAGCTGATTCATTTTGTTACGAACGCATTTTTGAGTAGGTTTGCAACAAGCAACAAATATTTTACAAAGTGAAAAATCTCTCAATCTTATTCACAATTCTTGCAGGCATTTCAGTGATGATGTTTTCAAATTGTATAAACCGGCCTTCAGCATCTGATTTAAAATCAGTAAAACGACTGGAAGGCGATTGGGTCAGCACACCTGAGAGCGGCTTTTATGAATCCTGGATATTGAAGAATGATAAACAGATGTTTGGGCTGGGATTTTCAATGGATCAAACAGATACGCTCTTTAGCGAACAACTTGAAATATTTGCCAGTGATAGTGGCGTCTATTACAAAGCGCTGGTTCAAGGGCAGAATGAAGAATTGCCCATGTATTTCAAGCTCACTCATCAGGAGGATGACTCGCTGGTATTTTCAAACCCAGCGCATGATTTTCCCCGGTTCATTATCTATAAAATTTTCCATGAAGATAGCCTGAGGATTGATGTCCGTGACGGGATCGGAGAAACGTCAAAGGGTTTTCAATTGATAATGATAAAAATGGCCTGCTAGCTATGGATTTGTTGCTTATTTCAATTGCAGTTATTTTGTTGTTATTAGGGATTGTCGGTTGTTTGGTGCCGATGTTGCCCGGCCCTCCCCTATCTTTTGCTGCATTGTTGTTATTGCAATTCACTTCGCATTCACCATTTACTGAAGAATTCCTTATCATGTGGGGTCTTATCACTGCAGCTGTCACCGCAGTTGACTACTGGGTTCCTATATATGGTACAAAAAAACTTGGGGGAACCAAATGGGGTGTTTGGGGAGCCGCCATCGGGCTGATTATTGGCTTGTTTGTTTTTCCACCTTTCGGGATCATTACGGGCCCCCTGATCGGAGCGTTGCTGGGAGAATTAATTGCCGGTCAGGAATTTTCACGGGCGCTGAGATCAGCGCTTGGAACATTCGTTGGTTTTGTTGCCGGAACCATCATGAAACTTGTTGTATCGCTTATTCTTAGTTATCACTTTATCATAAACTTACGAACATGAGAAAATATAAATTAGGCATTGTATTAAGTGGTGGTGGCGCCAGAGGCATTGCGCACCTTGGAGTGCTTGATGCCCTTCACAAGCATGGAATTGAACCCGAAGTGGTTTCCGGGTCAAGTATTGGTGCCATTGTTGGTTGCTTCTATGCTGCTGGCGTTGAACCGTCATTTATCCTTGATGAAATTAAAAAGGAGAAACTGACCAGATTTTTTTCCTGGAGCTTTCCGTTGAGTGGCTTTCTTGATCTTGACTACATGCAGGAATGGTTTGCCAAGCATATCAGTGAAGACAATTTCAGAGCGCTCAAAAAGCCGTTTTTCATCTCAGTTACTAACCTTAACTCCGGTAAAAATGAGATAATCAACGAAGGACCTCTATTTGATTTTGTTATTGCATCTTCTACAATTCCGTTAATATTCAAGCCGCGGATTATCAACAATAATACTTATGTTGATGGTGGCATTCTCAATAATATGCCTGCCATTGCAATACGGGATTTTTGTGATACAATCATTGGAGTTAATATCAATCACAGCGGACCACTTGAGAAAATTCATGGAATGAAAGAGATCGTTGAAAGATCCCTTCGGCTTGCGATTGAAAGCAACATAAAAGAGAATATGAGAGTTTGCGATATAATGATTCAACCGGAAGAAATGAAAGGAATAAGCACCTTCGAATTTCGCAGGGCCGATGAGATTTACCAGATTGGTTTTGATGCTACCGAGGAAATGATGCCGGAAATTCGTAACAAACTTGGCCAAAGTCATTCAGAGATTTCCATTTAATTCCCATGAAGATCAGCTCTTCAAGTCGGCAATAAATTTAATCGTATCTACTCCATCAGCGTAATCCTCAAGCCCGGGTTGCTGGGTTTGACCAAAAGCAATCGTAGCAAACGGCAGTTTCATCTCACTTACAATACATTGGATCTGATCCTGGCATTCCTCAAGGTTTTGAACCAATTCATCCAGACTTTCATAAAACTCATAATTGAGCGTGGCCACCGGTGATGCAATTGCAGTTGAGTTTTTCAGGATCAAAAAACCATTATCAAGGAAAACACCCTGTTGCAAGTTGTACAATGCCATGTTATGCTTATAATTGTTCATATACGGTTCATGCTCCTTAACATAAGAAGATGCTTCAAAAGCCTTGATTAAGTTTGAAAAATTGTACCCTACAGGTACTAACAACTTTGAAATATTCCTGCAACCCAGCCCGAAATACAAAAAAACATCTTTTGCAAGTGCATCAAGCTGGTCTTGGGTTTCGTTTCCGAACAACACCGCCAAACCATTGCGGTTATTCCTGAAAATATGCGGCAAGCTGCTATAGTGATATTCAAAATACCGCAAGGTGTTATTACTGCCGGTGGCGATGATTGCTGTTGCATTTGCAATCGGTTCGCTAGTAAATTCAATTCTATCTTCAAATGAATTATCAATAGCAGACAAGATTTTCGCCAGTGCCGGAAGCAGGTAAGGATCATCGGAAGATAACTTTCCTGTAAAATTGGCTCCCGACATCAATACGCACAAAAAATCATGAAATCCCACTGCCGGGATATTTCCAGCCATAATCACACCAATTCTGATTCTTCGTTCTTCTGATGGTTCAATAATCTGGTACTGGTTTAACCATAAGTTCAGGTTCTGCTCCGTAAGCATCTGACCAATTGCTTGAATGGCATGTTCAATATGCTTTTTGGTGAACCAGGGATTATGCTCCAATGATTGCTCAATGCTGTCATTAAGAATCTTGTGCATGCCTGAATATTTACCCGCCTGTTTTGGTTCTTCCTGCAATTGAAAATGTTCGGTGATAAATTCACCAAGTAAGGTAAAGGCCTTTATGTTTTGATTGTGGTCTGACATTGCAATGAACCCGTTATAATTGTTTTGCTTGCAAAGCTAAGCATCATGAGCCAAAGCGCTTACATTTATTATCCTGGAATATGGCTGGCTGAAAAGAATTATCTTTTGAAGTTCCAATCGGTATTCACAGAAAACATATATTTTTGCTTATGGTTTGAAACGGCTAAAAAGCTCACATACATTTATAAACCCTTAATTTTTATTAGTCATGAAGAAACATAATTTTAATGCCGGGCCTTCAATCTTACCGCGCATCGCCATCGAAAACACTGCTAATGCAATTCTTGATCTTAACGGCAGTGGACTTTCCATTCTTGAGATCTCACATCGCAGTAAGGATTTTCAGGCCATTATTGATGAAGCAGTAGCCTTATTCAAAGAATTGTTGAATATTCCTGAAGGCTATCATGTGCTTTTCCTGGGTGGTGGTGCAAGCATACAATTCTGCATGCTGCCTTACAACCTGATGAAAACCAAAGCTGCCTACCTCGAAACCGGTGTTTGGGCGAAAAAAGCAATAAAAGAAGCCAAACTTTTCGGAGAAGTGAAGGTGGTTGGTTCGTCATCTGACAAGAATTTCAACTACATACCAAAGAATTATGAGATCCCGGCTGATGCTGATTACTTCCACTTCACATCTAATAATACTATTTACGGAACCGAAATTCATAACGACCCAGATTGCCCGGTTGTGATGGTTGCTGATATGTCGTCTGATATTCTGAGCCGCCCGATTGATATATCAAAATATGGGATTATTTATGGTGGCGCTCAAAAAAATGCAGGACCTGCCGGCGTTACTTTTGTAATCATCAGGGAGGATATACTAGGCAAAGTGGAAAGGGCAATCCCGAGCATGCTGGATTATAGAATCCATATTGCTGAAGGTTCAATGTTTAACACACCTCCTTGCATTTCAATCTTTACGGTGAAAGAAACCCTGAAATGGGTGAAAGAAATTGGCGGTGTTGCAAAAATGAAAGAAATTAACTGGGACAAAGCCAACCTACTCTACGGTGCCATTGATAACAGTAAAATGTTTGTAGGAACCGCCGAAAAAGAAGCACGTTCGGTTATGAATATTTGCTTCGTTATGAAAGAGCAGTACAAGGACAAAGAAGCTGATTTTATCAGTTTTGCGCAATCAAAAGGTATGATCGGCCTCAAAGGCCACCGCTCCGTTGGTGGTTTCCGCGCTTCGCTATACAATGCCATGCCAAAAGACAGTGTTCAGGCATTGATTGATGTTATGCACGAATTTGAAAAAATGCACTCTTAAACCTCTTTGCCAGATATTCCGGGTTGTATTTTTTGGGACAATTTTCAGTTAAAATGCTTCAAGTTTACAACCCGGAATTCTTATTTCATCAATTAAATTATTGATATTCAGCGAATAATACAAATTTGGTTTCAGCACTCTATTTCCCTATATTTGAACCATCATTTTTACTCATAAATAACATCTAAAAATACTCGTCATGACAAAAGTTTTAGTTGCTACAGACAAACCTTTTGCCCCTGTTGCAGTAAAAGGGATCAGAAAAATTATTGAAGTTGCAGGTTTTGAACTCGCCCTGCTCGAAAAATACACCGATCATAATGATCTTATCAACGCTGTTTCTGATGTTGATGCCCTGATCATCAGGAGCGACAATGTAAATCGCCAGGTAATAGAAGCAGCCAAGAAACTGAAAATCGTGGTTCGTGCCGGTGCCGGATTTGATAATATTGACCTTGCAGCTGCCACTGAAAACAAGGTGGTTGCCATGAACACTCCCGGACAGAATTCCAATGCAGTTGCCGAACTTGCATTGGGTATGATGGTATACTTTGCACGCAAACAATTCAACGGCTCGTCGGGAACCGAACTTCTGGGTAAAACCCTGGGCATTCATGCATATGGAAATGTAGGCAAATGTGTTGCCAGGATTGCCAAAGGCTTCAGTATGAAAGTGTATGCTTTTGATCCTTTTGTTTCCAGGTCTGAAATTGAAAAGGATGATGTAGAGTACATTTCAACGGTTGAAGAGCTCTATGCCAGCAGCCAGTATGTTTCATTGAACATCCCGGCCAATGCCAAAACCAAACAATCTATCAATTTTGAGCTTTTGTCAAAAATGCCCGAAGGTGCAATCCTTGTGAACACTGCCCGCAAAGAGGTGATTGATGAAGACGGATTGCTGAAAATGTTTGCCGAAAGAAAAGACTTTGGATATTTATCGGATATTGCCCCTGATTGCAAAGACAAGATCGAAGCTGAATTCCCAGGCAGGTCTTTTTTCACACCTAAAAAAATGGGCGCTCAAACATCCGAGGCGAACATCAATGCAGGCCTTGCTGCTGCAACACAAATTGTAAACTTCATATTACAAGGCGACGATACATTTAAGGTAAACTAACTTGAACATTACTATTCTCCGCTGGTTCATAAATCAATAATCTAAAACTATGGAAGCTGAACTCGACAGACCAATTTCTTTCTTCCGGTTCGAAGACCTAAGGGTCTATCATAAAGCTCTTGATTACATTGCCTGGGTGCATGAACGTGGAGCGAATTTTTATGATACCGATAAAGGCATTTTATCTACACGATTTTGTCATGCCGCCCAAAGCATCGGGCTGAACATCGCCGAAGGTTCCGCCAGAAACAAGAGCCAGTTCATCTACTACCTGAAGATGGGGAAAAGTTCGCTTCGCGATTGTCTGGTTTTTACATCCCTGGCGCGGCAGCTTGGCTATATAAACGAAGAGGAGGAAGAGTATTCGCGTTCGCAGCTCATGGAAATGACAAAAATGCTTGGCGCGTTGATCGGCTCACTGCAAAAGGCAGGCGGAGTAGACGAAGACCCGGATTAATTTTTATGAAAGCCGCTGATACGCGGCTTTTTTCTTGCTTTCCCATGCAATACGCTTGCTGCCGGGTTTACGGTTTCATTCCTTTTCGTACATTTGAACCCCAAATAATTTGTTGAAACAAATCTCAATCATTAACATCTAAAATCACTCTTTATGGCTGTATTGAAAGCATTCAAAGGCCTCAGGCCACCAAAGGAAATCGCAAAAGATCTCGCATCACGACCCTACGATGTGCTTAATTCAGTGGAGGCAAGGCAGGAAGCGGCAGGAAACGAGTACTCCCTGCTTCATATCATAAAACCAGAAATTGATCTGCCGGTTGAATTTGATATACACTCACAACCTGTGTACGACAAGGCAAAAGAAAATTTTGAGCTGTTCCGATCCAAAGGCTATTTGGTTCCCGACTCTGAAGCATATTTCTATATTTATGCCCAAACCATGAACGGGAAAACGCAATATGGTATCGTAGGCTGTGCGTCGGTTGAGGATTATCTGAACAACGTGATCAAAAAACATGAGCTCACCAGGCCCGATAAGGAAGAAGACCGCATGAAGCATGTTCGCATTACCAATGCCAATATGGAGCCGGTTTTCTTCAGTTATCCTGCACAAGCCGCCATTGACAAGATTGTTTCAGGTATCGTTCAGAACCAAAAGCCGGAGTATGATTTTGTTGCTGACGATGGTGTTGGACATCATTTTTGGGTGATCCGAGATAAAGCTACCAATGCAGCAATAACAACCCTCTTTGCCGGCGTGCCTTCCTTTTATGTGGCTGATGGCCATCATCGCACTGCCGCCGCCGCATTGGTGGGCAATGAGAAGAAAAAGAACAACCCCAATCATCAGGGCGATGAGGAATATAACTTCTTCCTTGCCGTGCTCTTTCCTGATGATCAACTTACAATTATTGATTACAACAGGGTGGTAACTGACCTGAATGGCCTGGACAGTGCAACGTTTCTCAAAAAACTGGAAGATGTATTTGTGGTCGAACCCAAAGGCACAACTACATGCGGGCCCGACCGTTTGCATAATTTCGGCATGTACCTCGATGGCAATTGGTATTCATTAACAGCAAAGCCAGGCACTTTCAACGATCTGGACCCGATTGGCGTGCTGGATGTAACAATACTCTCGCAAAAGGTGCTGGATGAAATCCTGGATATCAAAAACCTGAGAACCAGCAAGCGCGTTGATTTTGTTGGTGGCATCCGTGGCTTGGGCGAACTTGAAAAACGAGTTTACAGTGGCGAGATGAAAGCCGCTTTTGCCCTTTTCCCGGTTTCCATGCAGCAATTGATTGACATTGCTGACACCGGCAACATCATGCCTCCGAAAACAACCTGGTTCGAACCCAAACTGCGCAGCGGGTTGGTGGTGCATCTACTTGATTGATAAAAAGTTGGCAGTTGGCAATCGGCAGTTGGCAAACTTTCAAATGCTCTATACACCCTCAACCACTAAACTCTCTAAACTTCTAAACACCCTAAATCTCTAAACCCTCTAAACATTCTAAACCCTCTATAACAGATACTAAACCCTCAAAGAAATGGAATTCACAGAAATCGTCCTAAAAACCATCAGCGGCAAGCCCATGAAAGCAGGCGAAATAGATGAAAAAGCAGGAGTTGAAAAATCAGACATTGAAAAAGCGATCAAAAAACTGAAGAAAGAAGAAAAGATCTGGTCGCCCAAGGTTTGTTTCTACGATGTCCGTTAGAGACGCAATGCATTGCGTCTCTACTTTGAATATTGCCCCATTGGCTTTATAGGCGCTACACATTTTGACTAATTAAAAAAAGGCTGCCCAATTCCGGGTGGCCTCTTTTTTTGTTTTCATTAAGCCAGGCATATCAATCAGAGCCTGGTCACCAAGAGGTAATACTCTCCATCACGATCAATCCCGTCGTCATCACGGAAGCTACGCCTCAGTGAAGGATAGGTTTCCGAAATATACAGGCTTACCTGGAAGCCTTTGAAAACATCTTCGAGTTGAATGTTGTTTTGTTCGGGGCTCAACTGAATAGCACACCGTCTGATTTCACTAAGTAAAGGCTTTGAAAATTTTATCATAGGTTCAATGATTGAAGGGTTGGTTATTGGATGTTGACAATCTATTTCGATTTCATTTGAAATACCAAATACGCTAGCAAATATAACACTTGACCACAAAAAAGCAATAAAGCTGTAAATTGGCTAAATTTGCAGGCTAAAAGCGAATAAAATGAATGCCGCCGAAAATCTTAGCATACTAAAGAACGAAATAGCTGAGCATGTCAAAATCATCGCCGTTTCCAAAACCCACACCCCATCCGAAATCCTGGAAGTATACAATTCCGGTCACCGTTTATTTGGTGAAAACCGCGCACAGGAACTGATAGATAAGCAACCGCAACTTCCGGATGATATTCAGTGGCATTTTATAGGGCATTTGCAAACCAACAAAGTAAAATACATTGCTCCGTACGTGTCAATGTTTCACAGTATTGACAGCCTGAAATTATTAATAGAAATAAACAAACAAGCCAGCAAAAATCAGCGTGTGATTGATTGCCTGCTTCAATTCCATATTGCGCAGGAAGAAACTAAATTTGGCCTGAACCAGCAAGAAGCTGCTGAACTCCTGAACTCACAGGAATACAAATCCATGAAAAACATAAAGCTCAGGGGTGTGATGGGAATGGCTACTTTTACCGATGATATGGAATGGGTGAGGAAAGAGTTCAAAACATTAAAGGAATACTTTGTGTTTTTAAAAACAAACTACTTTGCTGCTGATGATGATTTCTCGGAAATTTCAATGGGCATGACCAGCGATTATATGGTTGCCATCGAAGAAGGCAGCACCATGGTTAGGATTGGAAGAGCGATATTTGGGGAAAGAGGTTGAAAGGGACGGGGGACGAGTGGCGAGGGCCGAATGTAGAATGAGGATTTACGAATGCAGAATGGAAGAGTGACGATATTACGGGCTGTTCTTTTGAATTTTGAATTTGAATTTTGAATTTTTAAATG
Encoded here:
- the kynU gene encoding kynureninase, with amino-acid sequence MNIDFSLTIDHARELDRNNTLSSFRQRFYLPEDKIYLDGNSLGLLSVDAEKSLLRVLDEWKTLGIDGWLHGKRPWFWFAEEIGAMAAQLVGARSDEVVLTGTTTINIHALVSSFYQPQGKRVKILVDELNFPSDIYALQGQLKLKGVDPAKNLVLVKANNQGLLDEDDIIEQMNDEIALVFLPSVLYRSGQLLDMKKLTKAAHSRSITIGFDCSHSVGAVPHFFDDWEVDFAIWCSYKYLNGGPGCAAFLYANQKHFGKDPLMAGWFGCNKEKQFDMLNTFIPADNAGRWQISSPGILGTSPIEGAMTIMLEAGITNIRRQSLMLTDYLVALFRERIMKHFDGFRIATPLKAEQRGGHIAIEHIEALRICKALKDWGIIPDYRPPNIIRLAPVALYNTFEEVYTAIEIFADIMHTKAYDNFALGRNAIT
- a CDS encoding alpha/beta hydrolase, whose product is MLYHKTYLNDSSNEWVVFIHGAGGSSVVWYKQIQSYLRHFNLLLIDLRGHGRSVQGPEMNRNVYSFESIALDIIEVLDHLNIRQAHFVGVSLGTIIIHKLADLHKEYVKSMIMVGAITRLNFKSRFFVELGRLFHNIMPFMWLYRFFAFIIMPHDEAQESRNIFVKEAQKLARKEFIRWFKLTSRLTSKLKKMDEDNVDIPVLYVMGEQDHMFLEPIRERVKKFKNQTLEVVEKCGHVVNIEKAAIFNDLSIEFIHQTSVQAVTPDGQTFSVSTED
- a CDS encoding diacylglycerol kinase family protein; protein product: MKSFAQAFSGLLLVFKTQVNARIHLLAALVVIILGFYFRVTTEEWCILIVCICGVIGFEVINTAIERLADEVSATYNKNIGIVKDIAAAAVLVVAISAAAIGLLIFIPYLAR
- a CDS encoding ATPase, which encodes MLIVADSGSTKTDWRLFDKRHGVQELQTIGLNPYFLTGSEISSVLEKELHPILNKAEVSEVYFYGSGCSHADKIMEIENALSDFFSNANIIVESDLLGTAKALCGNKLGIVAILGTGSNSCVYDGEKITDQLLSLGYVLGDEGSGAVLGKKVLKAALSGNMPESLLKDFQEAFSIRPDVVLQKIYRKPFPNRYLASFAPFATKHMADAWMNALLKEHLVDFFKEMVMIYDGYKEYNLNLTGSLAWHLLPLIEELCKKYEIQLGKVLKQPIDDLLNYHLSLYQAGK
- the msrB gene encoding peptide-methionine (R)-S-oxide reductase MsrB encodes the protein MSDPLKLTENEWREKLTPLQFNILRQKGTERPFTGEYDNHFESGVYHCAGCEAALFRSDTKFESGCGWPSFFESASKGSIEYKKDMTHGMIRTEVLCANCGGHLGHVFDDGPKPTGKRYCINSGAITFQPDKDSDDNSTDHQ
- a CDS encoding DUF456 domain-containing protein, which encodes MDLLLISIAVILLLLGIVGCLVPMLPGPPLSFAALLLLQFTSHSPFTEEFLIMWGLITAAVTAVDYWVPIYGTKKLGGTKWGVWGAAIGLIIGLFVFPPFGIITGPLIGALLGELIAGQEFSRALRSALGTFVGFVAGTIMKLVVSLILSYHFIINLRT
- a CDS encoding patatin-like phospholipase family protein; its protein translation is MRKYKLGIVLSGGGARGIAHLGVLDALHKHGIEPEVVSGSSIGAIVGCFYAAGVEPSFILDEIKKEKLTRFFSWSFPLSGFLDLDYMQEWFAKHISEDNFRALKKPFFISVTNLNSGKNEIINEGPLFDFVIASSTIPLIFKPRIINNNTYVDGGILNNMPAIAIRDFCDTIIGVNINHSGPLEKIHGMKEIVERSLRLAIESNIKENMRVCDIMIQPEEMKGISTFEFRRADEIYQIGFDATEEMMPEIRNKLGQSHSEISI
- a CDS encoding acyl-CoA reductase, which codes for MSDHNQNIKAFTLLGEFITEHFQLQEEPKQAGKYSGMHKILNDSIEQSLEHNPWFTKKHIEHAIQAIGQMLTEQNLNLWLNQYQIIEPSEERRIRIGVIMAGNIPAVGFHDFLCVLMSGANFTGKLSSDDPYLLPALAKILSAIDNSFEDRIEFTSEPIANATAIIATGSNNTLRYFEYHYSSLPHIFRNNRNGLAVLFGNETQDQLDALAKDVFLYFGLGCRNISKLLVPVGYNFSNLIKAFEASSYVKEHEPYMNNYKHNMALYNLQQGVFLDNGFLILKNSTAIASPVATLNYEFYESLDELVQNLEECQDQIQCIVSEMKLPFATIAFGQTQQPGLEDYADGVDTIKFIADLKS
- the serC gene encoding 3-phosphoserine/phosphohydroxythreonine transaminase, translating into MKKHNFNAGPSILPRIAIENTANAILDLNGSGLSILEISHRSKDFQAIIDEAVALFKELLNIPEGYHVLFLGGGASIQFCMLPYNLMKTKAAYLETGVWAKKAIKEAKLFGEVKVVGSSSDKNFNYIPKNYEIPADADYFHFTSNNTIYGTEIHNDPDCPVVMVADMSSDILSRPIDISKYGIIYGGAQKNAGPAGVTFVIIREDILGKVERAIPSMLDYRIHIAEGSMFNTPPCISIFTVKETLKWVKEIGGVAKMKEINWDKANLLYGAIDNSKMFVGTAEKEARSVMNICFVMKEQYKDKEADFISFAQSKGMIGLKGHRSVGGFRASLYNAMPKDSVQALIDVMHEFEKMHS